A single window of Rana temporaria chromosome 1, aRanTem1.1, whole genome shotgun sequence DNA harbors:
- the LOC120940650 gene encoding histone H2B.2-like, with the protein MKSSPVNVKKMVAMSKNTPQRTMGRNVRAKYSSYIYRVLKQSSPEQIIHISKDIMGSIASEAARLCLYNKRRTITKREVESAMKHILAGGHPNSAVHAPASQ; encoded by the exons ATGAAGTCCTCTCCTGTTAATGTGAAGAAGATGGTGGCTATGAGCAAGAACACACCTCAAAGGACCATGGGAAGAAACGTGAGGGCAAAATACTCAAGCTATATCTACAGGGTATTAAAACAG AGCAGTCCGGAGCAGATCATCCATATCTCAAAGGACATAATGGGTTCCATAGCTTCTGAAGCTGCTAGACTTTGCCTGTACAACAAGAGAAGGACCATCACAAAGCGAGAGGTTGAGAGCGCCATGAAGCACATCTTGGCTGGAGGGCATCCTAATTCTGCTGTTCATGCTCCTGCAAGTCAATGA